From Jiangella mangrovi:
AGGACGAGGACGAAGGGGACGGCGGACAGGATCTGACCGGACTGCCCGACCAGGCCGGTGAGCTGCGTCATCACCGGCACCCGGCCGGGCGGGAACCAGGCCGACACGATGCGCAGCACGCTCACGAACGTCAGTGCGTCGCCCATGCCGACGAGGACGCGGCCCGCCGCGGCCATGGGGACCGACTCCGCCACCGCCAGCAGCAGCTGTCCCGCCGCCATGAGCAGTGCGCCGGCGATGACCAGCCGGCGGCCGCCGACGCGGTCGAGCAGCAGGCCGATGGGGATCTGCAGCCCCGCGTAGACCACCAGCTGCAGTACGACGAACGACGCGAGCACGCTGGCCGACACGTCGAACCGGTCGGCGGCGTCGAGCCCCGCCACCCCGAACGTGGTGCGGTGCATGACCGCGACGATGTACGCGGATATGCCGACGGCCCAGATCATCCAGGCGCGGCGGGGAGTCGGCATCAGGGTTCCATTGTCCACCGTCGCCCGCCGTGGTGAACGCGAAGGACCCGGCACCCCAGGATGGGGCGCCGGGCCCTCCGGCTCCGGTCACGAGGGCATGTGACCATTCCGACTGCGGGTTTGATTTCAGGCGGTCCCCACAACCGGATGTGGCGGCTCGAAAACCACCACGTCCGAGAAATGCGCGGCTGCTCACAACGCATGACAATCTCGCGCAAATTTAGAACGGGCAAAGACTTCCAGAAATCGACTTGTCGTGCATGTCGACGCGCCCGGACCTGGGAACACGCTGACCGATTTGCCGCTTAACGTCGGGAAAGATCGGCCGATCGGTGGATAGAGGAATCAGACAATTCAGGTGGCCGCCGTGCGAATGTACGACGAGAGCGAATCGCGTTCCACCTCGAGCTCGGTGATGCGGATCTTCACGACGTCGCCGATGCTGACGATGCCGTCGAGCCGGCCGTCGTCGGCGACCACCGGCATGTGCCGGAATCGGCCCAGCGTCATGGCGGCGGCGAGCTCGTCGATGTGCGCACCGGACGCACAGGTCTGGACCTCGGCGGTCATGATGGCCGAGACCGGCTCGGAGAGGACGGTGGCGCCGCGCTCGGCCAGCGCGCGCACGATGTCGCGCTCGGAGGCGATGCCGTCGATGGTGGTGCCGTCGGCCGACACCACGACGGCGCCGATCCGGTTCTCGGCCAGGACGGTGAGAAGGGTGCGGACGTCGGTATCGGGCGGCACCGTCACGACGGACCTGCCTTTGGTCCGGATGATGTCGGAGATGCGCATCGGGGGCCTCCTCGCCGGCTCGGAGTACTCCTGGTGCCTTTGAACCGTACGGTGTTCGCGCCGATCCGGAAAGGCTTCTGAACGGGTGAGGGTGATTTACCCCGGAACCTCCACCCCATGAGCGCCCGCCGGCGCGGCCCCCGTCGAGCCGCGCACCACCAGCTCCGGTGTGAACAGCAGTTCCGACCGGTCGGCGGGCACGCCCGCGATCTGCTCCATCAGCACCTGGACGGCCGCGGCCGCCATGGCCGGCACCGCCTGCCGGACGGTGGTCAGCGGCGGGTCGGTGAACGGGATGAGCGGGGAGTCGTCGTAGCCGATGACGGAGACGTCGCCCGGCACCGACAGCCCGCGCTGGCGGACCGCCCGCACCGCGCCGAGCGCCATGAGGTCCGACCCGCACACGATGCCCGTGCAGCCGGCGTCGAGCAGCTGCGAGGCGCAGGCCCGTCCGCCCTCGACCGTGAAGAACGAGGTCGCGACCAGTCCCTCGGGCGACGGCGCCCCGGCGACCCCGCGCAACGCCCGCGTGAACCCCTCGATCTTCCGCGCAGCCGGGACGAACCGGCGCGGCCCGATGGCCAGGCCGATGCTCCGGTGCCCGAGCGAGACCAGGTGCTGCACGGCGAGCTCGGCCGCCGCGACGTCGTCGGTGGAGACGAAGGGCGCGTCGAGCCCGGCCACGAACCCGTTGACCAGAGCGATGGGCAGCCCCAGCTCGCGCAGCCGGTGATAGCGGGCGGGGCTCGCGGTGCTGTCGGCGTGCAGCCCGGAGACGAACAGGATGCCGGCGACGCCGCGGTCGAGGAGCATCTCGACGTACTCGTCCTCGGTGACTCCGCCGGGCGTCTGCGTGCACAGCAGCGGCGTGTACTCGCGCTGCGCCAGGATCGTCTCGATGACCTGCACGAACGCCGGGAAGACGGGGTTCTCGAGCTCCGGCACGATCAGCCCGATGAGCCCGGCGCTGGTCGAGCGCAGCCGGCTCGGCCGCTCGTAGCCCAGCACGTCGAGCGCCGCCAGCACCGCCTGCCGCGTCTGCGCGGCCACGCCGGGCTTGGCGTTGAGCACCCGGCTGACCGTCGCCTCGCTGACGCCGGCGTGCTGGGCGACGTCGCTGAGCCGCACCGTCATGAACGGACGGTACCGTGCAGCTGGTCGTGACCTACGTCACGCCCGGGTGACGCAGCGCACGTCGACCTATAGTGTCTCGTAACACCCGCAACCTCTCGGAAACCTGCGGGACAACTTCATACCTCGTCCACTTCACAACGGATCGTCCGGCACGTACCTGCCGGTGA
This genomic window contains:
- a CDS encoding CBS domain-containing protein; translation: MRISDIIRTKGRSVVTVPPDTDVRTLLTVLAENRIGAVVVSADGTTIDGIASERDIVRALAERGATVLSEPVSAIMTAEVQTCASGAHIDELAAAMTLGRFRHMPVVADDGRLDGIVSIGDVVKIRITELEVERDSLSSYIRTAAT
- a CDS encoding LacI family DNA-binding transcriptional regulator, translating into MTVRLSDVAQHAGVSEATVSRVLNAKPGVAAQTRQAVLAALDVLGYERPSRLRSTSAGLIGLIVPELENPVFPAFVQVIETILAQREYTPLLCTQTPGGVTEDEYVEMLLDRGVAGILFVSGLHADSTASPARYHRLRELGLPIALVNGFVAGLDAPFVSTDDVAAAELAVQHLVSLGHRSIGLAIGPRRFVPAARKIEGFTRALRGVAGAPSPEGLVATSFFTVEGGRACASQLLDAGCTGIVCGSDLMALGAVRAVRQRGLSVPGDVSVIGYDDSPLIPFTDPPLTTVRQAVPAMAAAAVQVLMEQIAGVPADRSELLFTPELVVRGSTGAAPAGAHGVEVPG